The Candidatus Methylomirabilota bacterium genome includes a region encoding these proteins:
- a CDS encoding NAD(P)-dependent oxidoreductase yields MKIGFIGLGTMGRHMASNLIKAGHELVVHDVRREAAASHRQAGAGWADTPREVAEATEVVFTSLPGPPEVETVALGEQGLLAGLAAGKVYFDLTTNAPALVRRIHGVFKARGIHMLDAPVSGGPRGAETRRLALWVGGDEAVFERHRPVLQAIGDQPYYVGPIGAGSVAKLVHNCAGYVIQTALAEVFTLGAKAGVDPLALWKAVRQGAAGRRRTFDGLVDQFLPGRFEPAAFTLRLAHKDVTLATALGREHKVPMRLANLALEELTEALNRGWGERDSRVAMLLQEERAGVEIRVPEVAIRQVIELDKGPERAGGG; encoded by the coding sequence ATGAAGATCGGGTTCATCGGTCTCGGTACCATGGGGCGCCACATGGCCTCCAATCTGATCAAGGCGGGCCATGAGCTGGTGGTCCACGATGTGCGCCGGGAGGCGGCGGCGTCTCACCGTCAAGCTGGCGCGGGCTGGGCCGATACGCCGCGGGAGGTGGCCGAGGCGACGGAGGTGGTCTTTACATCGCTGCCGGGTCCCCCGGAGGTGGAGACGGTGGCGCTCGGCGAGCAGGGTCTGCTGGCGGGACTGGCGGCGGGCAAGGTGTACTTCGACCTCACGACCAACGCGCCCGCGCTCGTGCGCCGAATCCACGGGGTGTTCAAGGCACGCGGGATCCACATGCTGGACGCACCCGTGAGCGGCGGCCCCCGCGGGGCCGAGACGCGGCGGCTCGCCCTCTGGGTCGGGGGGGACGAGGCGGTCTTCGAGCGCCACCGGCCTGTGCTCCAGGCCATCGGCGACCAGCCCTATTACGTCGGCCCGATCGGCGCGGGCTCGGTCGCGAAGCTCGTCCACAACTGCGCGGGGTATGTCATCCAGACGGCGCTGGCCGAGGTCTTCACGCTGGGCGCCAAGGCGGGCGTCGATCCACTCGCGCTGTGGAAGGCGGTGCGCCAGGGCGCGGCCGGGCGGCGCCGGACATTCGACGGCCTGGTCGATCAGTTTCTGCCTGGCCGGTTCGAGCCGGCGGCGTTCACCTTGCGGCTGGCCCATAAGGACGTGACGCTGGCGACCGCCCTCGGCCGCGAGCACAAGGTGCCTATGCGTCTGGCCAATCTCGCGCTCGAAGAGCTGACCGAGGCGCTCAACCGGGGCTGGGGCGAGCGCGACTCGCGGGTCGCCATGCTCTTGCAGGAAGAGCGCGCGGGCGTCGAGATTCGTGTACCGGAGGTTGCGATCCGCCAAGTCATCGAGCTCGATAAGGGGCCGGAGCGGGCCGGAGGAGGATAG
- a CDS encoding carboxymuconolactone decarboxylase family protein — MSTPPSASSARHEVRQVAPKLIELSETVLYADVWERPGLSKRDRSLVTVAALSAMYRADQLPVHIERALANGVTREEIGELITHIAFYAGWPAAMTAGRIAKRVFDGSKP; from the coding sequence TTGAGCACACCGCCATCCGCATCGTCCGCCCGTCACGAGGTCCGGCAGGTCGCCCCCAAGCTCATCGAGCTCAGCGAGACGGTGCTGTACGCCGATGTCTGGGAGCGGCCCGGACTGTCCAAGCGCGACCGGAGCCTGGTCACGGTCGCGGCACTGAGTGCCATGTACCGCGCCGACCAGCTCCCCGTCCACATCGAGCGCGCGCTGGCCAACGGCGTCACCCGAGAGGAGATCGGCGAGCTCATCACCCACATCGCCTTCTATGCGGGCTGGCCGGCGGCCATGACCGCGGGCCGCATCGCCAAGAGGGTTTTCGACGGGAGCAAGCCATGA
- a CDS encoding N-acyl homoserine lactonase family protein, with product MYEVYALKYGERDTTACQFFYREASHAPITLHYYVWLLLGGPQPILVDTGFLDDDARERGIRNYVSPAAMVERAGVKAGEVPIALITHLHYDHWAGHSLFPGAEYWIQRDEVAFWTGPFGRSPAFRQSANPGALARLVTLNYANRVRIIEGDCQVVPGVRVHRVGGHTAGLQIVTVETQRGTVVLTSDASHFYRNVETRQPVQIITSLPEMLQAFETIHALAGAERLIVAGHDPEVADRFKPVEPGIIRIA from the coding sequence ATGTACGAGGTCTACGCGCTCAAGTACGGGGAGCGGGACACGACGGCCTGCCAGTTCTTCTACCGCGAGGCGTCGCACGCGCCGATCACGCTCCACTATTACGTCTGGCTGCTCCTGGGCGGCCCCCAGCCGATCCTGGTGGACACCGGGTTCCTCGACGACGACGCGCGGGAGCGCGGTATCAGGAACTACGTGAGCCCGGCGGCGATGGTCGAGCGCGCGGGCGTGAAGGCGGGCGAGGTGCCCATCGCGCTCATCACCCACCTCCACTACGACCACTGGGCCGGGCACAGCCTGTTCCCCGGCGCGGAGTACTGGATCCAGAGGGACGAGGTGGCGTTCTGGACGGGGCCCTTCGGCCGCTCGCCGGCCTTTCGGCAATCGGCGAACCCGGGGGCGCTGGCGCGGCTGGTGACGCTGAACTACGCGAACCGCGTCCGCATCATCGAGGGCGACTGCCAGGTGGTGCCCGGCGTCCGCGTGCACCGCGTCGGCGGCCACACCGCGGGGCTCCAGATCGTCACCGTCGAGACCCAGCGCGGAACCGTCGTCCTCACCTCCGACGCCTCGCACTTCTACCGCAACGTGGAGACGCGCCAGCCCGTCCAGATCATCACCAGCCTGCCCGAGATGCTCCAGGCCTTCGAGACGATCCACGCCCTGGCCGGCGCCGAGCGGCTCATCGTCGCCGGTCACGACCCGGAAGTCGCCGACCGGTTCAAGCCGGTCGAGCCCGGCATCATCCGGATCGCGTGA
- a CDS encoding PspC domain-containing protein, producing MIRERLRVPLHRSRKHRMIAGVCGGIAEWLGWDPTIVRVLYILVSIVSIAFPGILVYLILWLVIPQAPPEI from the coding sequence ATGATCCGGGAGCGCCTGCGCGTGCCGCTCCACCGCTCGCGGAAGCACCGGATGATCGCCGGCGTGTGCGGCGGGATCGCCGAGTGGCTCGGCTGGGACCCGACGATCGTCCGCGTGCTCTACATCCTCGTGTCGATCGTGTCGATCGCCTTCCCCGGCATCCTCGTCTACCTGATTCTGTGGCTGGTCATCCCGCAGGCGCCACCTGAAATTTGA